The following proteins are co-located in the Apium graveolens cultivar Ventura chromosome 5, ASM990537v1, whole genome shotgun sequence genome:
- the LOC141659446 gene encoding uncharacterized protein LOC141659446 has protein sequence MSTEIEIHGQEMGHPFEDLSIQVEKKLSGVNVNVNGENDHHGVCAICLNQIVLQETALVKGCEHAYCVTCILRWATYKDDPTCPQCKHPFEFLNLHRSLDGSIHDYMLEESVCLLLRASWFVPMVVECRDEVEDDVDDYYAYEDEEDDLNEVYLGNSSSLRIGNRRWGDNGFVRGGRQEARPVYRPNVQDSGGGSSSREPKNKEAMKDSAAMGRRAKRALKREAADKAAAAKHQQRLARLGRT, from the exons atgtctacagagATTGAGATCCATGGTCAAGAAATGGGTCACCCCTTTGAAGATTTGTCAATTCAAGTTGAG AAAAAGTTGTCAGGGGTGAATGTGAATGTGAATGGGGAGAATGATCATCATGGGGTGTGTGCAATTTGTTTGAATCAGATTGTGTTGCAGGAAACTGCCCTTGTTAAAGGTTGCGAGCATGCCTACTG TGTGACATGCATCCTTCGCTGGGCGACGTACAAGGACGATCCGACCTGCCCGCAGTGTAAACATCCATTCGAGTTTCTCAATCTTCACAGATCACTTGATGGCAG TATTCATGACTACATGTTAGAGGAAAGTGTGTGTCTTCTTCTGCGAGCATCTTGGTTTGTGCCTATGGTTGTGGAATGCCGGGATGAGGTAGAAGATGATGTAGATGATTACTATGCCTATGAGGATGAGGAGGATGATCTGAATGAAGTTTACTTGGGAAATTCATCTAGTCTGCGTATTGGCAATCGGAGGTGGGGAGATAATGGATTTGTTAGAGGAGGAAGGCAAGAAGCAAGGCCAGTGTATCGACCGAATGTTCAGGATTCAGGTGGTGGTTCATCTTCTCGTGAGCCTAAGAACAAAGAGGCTATGAAAGATTCAGCTGCCATGGGTCGACGAGCTAAAAGGGCTCTCAAGCGTGAAGCTGCTGACAAGGCAGCTGCTGCAAAACACCAGCAGCGCTTGGCAAGGTTGGGACGAACGTGA